In Rothia mucilaginosa, one genomic interval encodes:
- a CDS encoding ATP-dependent Clp protease proteolytic subunit yields the protein MHMNYLPNDITTSAPAMPSNRYVLPSFEERTPYGYKRQDPYAKLFEDRIIFLGTQVDDASADDIMAQLLVLEAQDPERDITLYINSPGGSFTAMTAIYDTMQFIRPEIQTVCLGQAASAAAVLLAAGTPGKRLALPNARVLIHQPALSGQQGGQASDIEIHANEVMRMREWTAQTLALHSGKTYEEVDRSIERDNILTAAAALEYGLVDKVLESRKLRKPATNTAISHT from the coding sequence ATGCACATGAACTACCTGCCGAACGATATCACCACCTCGGCGCCGGCTATGCCGAGCAACCGCTACGTGCTCCCCAGCTTCGAGGAGCGCACCCCCTACGGTTACAAGCGTCAGGACCCGTACGCAAAGCTGTTTGAGGACCGCATCATCTTCCTGGGCACCCAGGTGGACGACGCATCCGCTGACGACATCATGGCTCAGCTGCTGGTGCTGGAGGCGCAGGACCCCGAGCGTGACATCACCCTGTACATCAACTCGCCCGGCGGCTCCTTCACCGCAATGACCGCCATCTACGACACCATGCAGTTCATCCGCCCCGAGATCCAGACCGTGTGCCTGGGCCAGGCGGCATCCGCTGCGGCGGTTCTGCTGGCTGCCGGTACCCCCGGCAAGCGTCTGGCACTGCCGAACGCTCGCGTGCTGATTCACCAGCCCGCGCTGAGCGGCCAGCAGGGTGGCCAGGCATCTGACATTGAGATTCACGCGAACGAGGTTATGCGTATGCGTGAGTGGACTGCACAGACCCTGGCACTGCACTCGGGCAAGACCTACGAGGAAGTTGACCGCTCCATTGAGCGTGACAACATTCTGACTGCGGCTGCTGCCCTGGAGTACGGCCTGGTCGATAAGGTGCTGGAGTCGCGTAAGCTGCGTAAGCCTGCGACCAACACCGCTATTTCCCACACCTAA
- the clpX gene encoding ATP-dependent Clp protease ATP-binding subunit ClpX, which yields MATDVIAPPEQPNASMRCSFCKKTRAQVFKIVLGPNVSICDECVELCEEILAEERLKVKAPAAASAPQLATPREIYSYLNDYVIGQDAAKRTLAVAVYNHYKRIHDIDNPVLTSRILSATAGEQVELGKSNILMLGPTGCGKTYLAATLAKKLDVPFALVDATTLTEAGYVGDDVENILLRLINAADGDIAKAQRGIIYIDEIDKIARKGGENLSITRDVSGEGVQQALLKIIEGTVATVPPEGGRKHPAHANIEIDTSNILFIVAGAFDNIDDRIAARVGAGGIGFGAELGGSVKNPLDQIMPEDLAHYGIIPELIGRLPVISTLSELNEEELARVLTEPKNALLKQYRHLFALDGVELIIDDAAVAAIARLAAERGTGARGLRSMMEQILQPIMFDIPDRTDVVSIVIGEDTVLNGTEPRYVLQAPDPEAETTRAVKGEAKAASVKDADRQAA from the coding sequence GTGGCCACAGACGTCATTGCCCCTCCCGAACAGCCCAACGCCAGCATGCGATGCTCCTTCTGCAAGAAGACTCGCGCGCAGGTTTTCAAGATTGTGCTCGGCCCGAACGTTTCCATCTGCGACGAGTGCGTGGAGCTGTGCGAAGAGATTCTCGCTGAAGAGCGTCTGAAGGTGAAAGCCCCCGCAGCTGCCTCCGCGCCTCAGCTGGCTACTCCGCGCGAAATTTACAGCTACCTCAACGACTACGTCATCGGTCAGGACGCGGCGAAGCGCACCCTGGCGGTGGCGGTGTACAACCACTACAAGCGCATCCACGATATTGATAACCCGGTGTTGACCTCCCGCATTCTTTCGGCGACCGCGGGGGAGCAGGTGGAGCTGGGCAAATCGAATATTCTGATGCTCGGCCCGACCGGTTGCGGTAAAACCTACCTGGCGGCAACCCTGGCGAAGAAGCTGGATGTGCCCTTCGCCCTGGTCGACGCAACCACCCTCACCGAGGCGGGCTACGTGGGTGACGACGTGGAGAACATTCTGTTGCGCCTCATCAACGCCGCTGACGGCGATATTGCTAAGGCTCAGCGCGGCATCATCTACATTGACGAGATTGACAAGATTGCCCGCAAGGGCGGCGAGAACCTCTCCATCACCCGTGACGTGTCCGGTGAGGGTGTGCAGCAGGCGCTGTTGAAGATTATTGAGGGCACCGTGGCGACCGTACCACCGGAGGGCGGACGCAAGCACCCGGCACACGCGAACATTGAGATTGATACCTCGAACATTCTCTTCATCGTGGCCGGCGCCTTCGACAATATTGACGACCGCATCGCAGCCCGCGTGGGTGCCGGCGGTATCGGTTTCGGCGCTGAACTGGGCGGTTCCGTGAAGAACCCGCTGGACCAGATTATGCCCGAGGACCTGGCGCACTACGGCATTATCCCCGAGCTGATTGGCCGCTTGCCGGTCATCTCGACCCTGAGCGAGCTCAACGAAGAAGAGCTGGCTCGCGTGCTGACCGAACCGAAGAACGCGCTGCTCAAGCAGTACCGTCACCTCTTCGCCCTGGACGGCGTGGAGCTCATCATCGACGACGCAGCAGTCGCGGCTATTGCGCGCCTCGCCGCTGAGCGCGGTACCGGTGCCCGCGGCCTGCGTTCCATGATGGAGCAGATTCTGCAGCCGATTATGTTCGACATCCCGGACCGCACCGATGTGGTGTCCATCGTCATTGGTGAGGACACCGTGCTCAACGGCACCGAGCCCCGCTACGTGCTGCAGGCACCCGACCCTGAAGCGGAGACCACCCGCGCTGTGAAGGGGGAGGCGAAGGCCGCCTCCGTGAAGGACGCGGACCGTCAGGCGGCATAA
- a CDS encoding DsbA family oxidoreductase: MAENAPAQVDFWFDPICPWCWITSRWIGEVQKVRNVEVTWRPFSLSMHNQGRDLPADYQAMMDQSWAPTRLITAVRELHGDEVIKPLYDALGEQIHHNSNKADSYRDAIVKALEEVNLPAELADVAFTDQYDEQMRASLDLALETVGGTDIGVPLISINGTAFFGPVISPSPAGEEAGKLFDGALALASYPGFFELKRPRTVGPIFHGENGEA; this comes from the coding sequence ATGGCTGAGAACGCACCCGCACAGGTTGATTTCTGGTTCGACCCGATTTGCCCCTGGTGCTGGATTACCTCCCGCTGGATTGGTGAGGTGCAGAAGGTCCGCAACGTTGAGGTGACCTGGCGCCCCTTCTCCCTGTCCATGCACAACCAGGGCCGTGACCTGCCCGCCGACTACCAGGCAATGATGGACCAGTCCTGGGCGCCGACCCGCCTCATCACCGCTGTGCGCGAGCTGCACGGCGACGAGGTCATCAAGCCCCTCTACGATGCTCTGGGCGAGCAGATTCACCACAACAGCAACAAGGCTGATTCCTACCGCGATGCAATCGTCAAGGCACTGGAAGAGGTCAACCTGCCCGCAGAGCTGGCGGATGTCGCCTTCACCGATCAGTACGATGAGCAGATGCGCGCCTCCCTGGACCTGGCGCTGGAGACCGTGGGCGGCACCGACATCGGTGTTCCGCTGATCTCTATTAACGGCACCGCTTTCTTCGGCCCGGTTATCTCCCCGAGCCCCGCCGGTGAAGAGGCAGGTAAGCTCTTCGACGGTGCCCTGGCGCTGGCTTCCTACCCCGGCTTCTTCGAGCTGAAGCGCCCCCGTACCGTGGGTCCGATTTTCCACGGCGAAAACGGCGAAGCCTAA
- a CDS encoding LssY C-terminal domain-containing protein — MSHQKRVLRPIRSDVAPPVTSPPVYRGDIDTRGESQDLVPRSFWVNFWDTLFFIFAGVAALVLTFMILVNTVGHSFWGVPIAFIFWAVTAYLTLPRFHAIMTRIYVPDYFIGRTRTPDGLLGDPVNIGLIGTEEQIHQVMQNAGWTRADGVTLVSSWKIILSTITRRSYAEAPVSPLKIFGRTQDFAYQQEVDGNPEKRHHVRFWKTPDGWLLPGGHRVDWLAAGTYDSGVGFSFFTLQVTHRIDAETDFERDYIVESIQYAHPETHVEILHDFSSGYHARNGGGDAIRTDGALPVIVLNNEGLEPQKQEEIHLSSAHDLAYRMPLSLLVGSGMLIAVTLADIINSVILALSRPALRAELLEDGSGNDIELLNLFDQADSDVLLTITGTVLVGFVAIYSAVHLFLLWSTLRGSSKARRLALLLTALNFAAITGGVLWGHQSLPLSTIFFQLGVAVFAMLAFTSDAAVQYTATRTFHMRDTKIVQRATHPKVLEHRAQRKAHKVQKAQKAQ, encoded by the coding sequence ATGTCCCACCAAAAACGCGTCCTGCGGCCTATACGTAGCGACGTCGCTCCCCCAGTTACCTCGCCACCGGTCTACCGTGGTGATATTGACACGCGCGGCGAGTCGCAAGACCTCGTCCCGCGCAGCTTCTGGGTCAATTTCTGGGACACTCTCTTCTTCATCTTCGCCGGCGTCGCGGCCCTCGTGCTGACCTTCATGATTCTGGTGAATACGGTCGGCCACTCTTTTTGGGGCGTCCCCATCGCTTTCATTTTCTGGGCGGTCACCGCGTACCTGACGCTACCGCGTTTTCACGCCATCATGACCCGCATCTACGTGCCCGACTACTTTATTGGGCGCACCCGCACCCCGGACGGCCTGCTCGGCGACCCGGTCAATATCGGTCTGATTGGTACCGAGGAGCAGATTCACCAGGTCATGCAGAATGCGGGATGGACCCGCGCTGACGGCGTCACCCTCGTCTCCTCCTGGAAAATTATTCTCTCCACCATCACCCGCCGTTCCTACGCGGAGGCGCCGGTCTCCCCGCTGAAAATTTTTGGTAGGACGCAGGATTTCGCCTACCAACAGGAAGTGGACGGCAACCCCGAGAAACGCCACCACGTGCGTTTCTGGAAAACCCCTGACGGCTGGTTGTTGCCGGGCGGTCACCGAGTAGATTGGTTGGCGGCGGGCACGTACGACTCCGGTGTGGGTTTCAGCTTCTTCACCCTGCAGGTCACGCACCGCATTGACGCTGAAACCGACTTTGAACGCGACTACATTGTGGAGTCCATTCAGTACGCTCACCCGGAAACTCACGTTGAGATTCTGCACGATTTTTCTTCCGGTTACCACGCCCGCAACGGAGGCGGTGACGCGATTCGCACGGACGGCGCGCTCCCGGTCATCGTGCTGAACAATGAGGGGTTAGAGCCGCAGAAGCAGGAAGAAATTCACCTCTCTAGCGCGCACGACCTGGCGTACCGCATGCCGCTGAGTCTGCTGGTCGGTTCGGGTATGCTCATTGCCGTGACCCTCGCAGACATTATCAACAGCGTCATTCTGGCGCTCAGCCGCCCAGCACTGCGCGCCGAGCTGTTGGAGGATGGCTCCGGCAACGACATTGAGTTGCTGAACCTCTTCGATCAGGCAGATAGCGACGTGCTGCTGACCATTACCGGTACGGTGCTGGTTGGTTTTGTGGCGATTTATTCGGCGGTGCATCTGTTCCTGCTGTGGAGTACGCTGCGAGGCTCGTCGAAGGCGCGCCGACTGGCTCTGCTGTTGACGGCACTGAACTTCGCGGCGATTACCGGCGGCGTGCTGTGGGGGCACCAGTCCCTGCCGCTGTCCACGATTTTCTTCCAGCTGGGCGTTGCCGTGTTTGCTATGTTGGCGTTCACCTCGGACGCGGCGGTTCAGTACACGGCAACCCGCACCTTCCATATGCGTGATACGAAGATTGTGCAGCGGGCAACGCACCCGAAGGTTCTCGAGCACAGGGCTCAGCGTAAGGCGCACAAAGTGCAGAAGGCACAGAAAGCACAGTAG
- the valS gene encoding valine--tRNA ligase: MAENILGSDSPVQINVPDRPALEGLEEKLSQRWADEKTYAFDENTTREQVYSIDTPPPTASGSLHVGHMFSYTQTDVIARYQRMTGKNVFYPLGWDDNGLPTERRVQNYYGVLCDPSVADNDSFRDLITWKADGTPKPDRSQAKWPRISRNNFIELCEELAVEDEKVFENLFTTLGLSVDWSRTYRTIDAHSRKVSQLAFLKDLEAGNAYMAEAPTMWDVTFRTAVAQAELEDKERPGAYHRISFHRPNGEKVWIETTRPELLPSCVALVAHPDDERYKPLFGTTVTSPLFGVEVEIKAHPLAQPDKGAGIAMICTFGDTTDVTWWRELQLDTRALIGRDGRFSRETPEWITSPEGRERYERMAGTTVFTAQKTVVEMLVEAGEMDGDPKPITHPVKFYEKGDKPLEIVASRQWYIRNGGRDAARREKLIERGREMNWFPSFMRSRYENWVEGLNGDWLISRQRFFGVPFPVWYPLDAEGEPDYENPILPTEEMLPVDPASQPAPGYTEDQRGVAGGFIADPDVLDTWATSSLTPQIATGWGVNPDLHAKTFPMDLRPQGHDIIRTWLFSTAVRAETLASSVPWYNTALSGWILDPDRKKMSKSKGNVVVPNEVLEKYGSDAVRYWAASARLGADTAYDEGQMKIGRRLAIKLLNASKFVLNLGATEKSVITSQAQGRVLINALDRSLLARLAYLIEEATAAFEKYEYARALQICESFFWSFTDDFVELIKDRAYGARGEEEQASVLAALATTLDALLRLFAPFLPFVTEEIWSWWRAGSVHRAEWPQALPILEGTLLAEYSAQNPTAGISAQWVLADADPAQIESLKQILPDVAEALGGLRKAKSDAKVKQRTEVESATIAAPQAQLDRIAAGLADLKAAGNARELSLVAAEGELEVRDVVLVVEEAAE; encoded by the coding sequence ATGGCTGAAAACATTTTGGGCTCAGACTCGCCCGTACAGATTAACGTTCCCGACCGCCCCGCCCTCGAAGGCCTCGAAGAGAAGCTCTCGCAGCGCTGGGCCGACGAGAAGACCTACGCATTCGACGAGAACACCACTCGCGAACAGGTCTACTCCATTGACACCCCGCCGCCGACCGCATCCGGCTCCCTGCACGTGGGTCACATGTTCTCCTACACTCAGACCGACGTCATTGCACGCTACCAGCGCATGACCGGCAAGAACGTGTTCTACCCCCTCGGCTGGGATGACAACGGCCTGCCCACCGAACGCCGCGTTCAGAACTACTACGGCGTTCTCTGCGACCCCTCCGTGGCAGACAACGACTCCTTCCGCGACCTGATCACCTGGAAGGCAGACGGCACCCCCAAGCCCGACCGCAGCCAAGCAAAGTGGCCGCGCATTTCCCGCAACAACTTCATTGAACTCTGTGAAGAGCTCGCGGTTGAAGACGAGAAGGTCTTCGAAAACCTCTTCACCACCCTGGGTCTGTCCGTTGACTGGTCGCGCACCTACCGCACCATCGACGCACACTCCCGCAAGGTCTCCCAGCTCGCCTTCCTGAAGGACCTGGAAGCAGGCAACGCCTACATGGCTGAAGCACCGACCATGTGGGACGTCACCTTCCGCACCGCAGTGGCACAGGCTGAGCTGGAAGACAAGGAACGCCCCGGCGCGTACCACCGCATCAGCTTCCACCGCCCCAACGGCGAGAAGGTCTGGATTGAGACCACTCGCCCCGAGCTGCTGCCCTCCTGTGTGGCTCTCGTGGCGCACCCGGACGACGAGCGTTACAAGCCTCTGTTCGGCACCACCGTCACCTCCCCGCTGTTCGGCGTTGAGGTTGAGATCAAGGCGCACCCGCTGGCACAGCCCGACAAGGGTGCCGGTATCGCCATGATCTGTACCTTCGGCGACACCACCGACGTCACCTGGTGGCGTGAACTGCAGCTGGACACCCGCGCCCTCATCGGTCGCGACGGCCGTTTCTCCCGCGAAACCCCCGAGTGGATCACCTCCCCCGAGGGCCGCGAGCGCTACGAGCGCATGGCAGGCACCACCGTCTTCACCGCACAGAAGACCGTCGTGGAAATGCTGGTTGAAGCTGGCGAAATGGACGGCGACCCCAAGCCGATTACCCACCCCGTGAAGTTCTACGAGAAGGGCGACAAGCCCCTCGAAATCGTTGCTTCCCGCCAGTGGTACATCCGCAACGGTGGCCGTGACGCTGCACGCCGCGAGAAGCTCATCGAGCGCGGCCGTGAAATGAACTGGTTCCCCTCCTTCATGCGTAGCCGCTACGAGAACTGGGTTGAGGGTCTGAACGGCGACTGGCTGATTTCTCGCCAGCGTTTCTTCGGCGTTCCCTTCCCCGTCTGGTACCCGCTGGACGCTGAGGGTGAGCCGGACTACGAGAACCCGATTCTGCCGACCGAAGAGATGCTGCCGGTTGACCCCGCATCTCAGCCTGCTCCCGGTTACACCGAGGATCAGCGCGGCGTAGCGGGCGGCTTCATCGCTGACCCGGACGTTCTGGACACCTGGGCTACTTCCTCCCTGACCCCGCAGATTGCGACCGGTTGGGGCGTGAACCCGGACCTGCACGCGAAGACCTTCCCCATGGATCTGCGCCCGCAGGGTCACGACATTATCCGCACCTGGCTGTTCTCCACCGCTGTTCGCGCGGAGACCCTGGCTTCCTCCGTGCCGTGGTACAACACCGCGCTCTCCGGCTGGATTCTCGACCCGGACCGCAAGAAGATGTCCAAGTCTAAGGGCAACGTTGTGGTCCCCAACGAGGTTCTGGAGAAGTACGGTTCGGACGCTGTGCGCTACTGGGCTGCTTCCGCTCGCCTGGGTGCTGACACCGCCTACGACGAAGGCCAGATGAAGATTGGCCGCCGCCTTGCCATCAAGTTGCTGAACGCATCCAAGTTCGTGCTGAACCTGGGCGCTACCGAGAAATCCGTCATCACTTCTCAGGCTCAGGGCCGCGTGCTGATCAACGCTCTGGACCGTTCCCTGCTGGCTCGCCTGGCGTACCTGATTGAAGAGGCAACCGCCGCATTTGAGAAGTACGAGTACGCTCGTGCCCTGCAGATTTGCGAGAGCTTCTTCTGGTCCTTCACCGACGACTTCGTTGAGCTGATTAAGGACCGTGCGTACGGTGCTCGCGGCGAGGAGGAGCAGGCTTCTGTTCTGGCCGCTCTGGCAACCACCCTGGATGCTCTGCTGCGCCTGTTCGCGCCCTTCCTGCCGTTCGTGACCGAAGAGATTTGGTCCTGGTGGCGTGCAGGTAGCGTGCACCGCGCCGAGTGGCCGCAGGCACTGCCCATCCTGGAAGGCACCCTGCTGGCTGAGTACTCTGCACAGAACCCGACTGCCGGCATTTCTGCTCAGTGGGTCCTGGCGGACGCTGACCCGGCTCAGATCGAGTCGCTGAAGCAGATCCTGCCGGATGTTGCTGAGGCTCTGGGTGGTCTGCGTAAGGCTAAGAGCGACGCGAAGGTTAAGCAGCGCACCGAGGTTGAGTCCGCAACCATTGCGGCTCCGCAGGCTCAGCTGGATCGCATTGCCGCTGGCTTGGCTGATCTGAAGGCTGCCGGTAACGCTCGTGAGCTGTCTCTGGTGGCGGCCGAGGGCGAGCTGGAGGTTCGCGATGTTGTGCTCGTTGTGGAAGAAGCAGCTGAATAA
- a CDS encoding SDR family oxidoreductase: MTENTHIPASPFLPHTGDGKVAVVTGASSGIGRATVQQLVATGWTVYALARRTDRLYTLYAETGAHPVTCDVTDEHSVRFVAEQILEEQGTIDALVNIAGGAIGVDKVADGKSDDYLKMYQMNVLGILHMVRAFAEALRLNGHGTILNLTSTAAEHGYEGGAGYNAAKFGARGLTEALRLEEAEHNVRVIEICPGMVHTEEFSLNRLGSKEAAERVYAGVEKPLTAEDVAQTVTFALNVPHHVNLDRITIRPVAQPSQFKVIRKES; encoded by the coding sequence ATGACTGAGAACACCCACATTCCTGCATCTCCTTTTCTGCCTCATACTGGCGACGGCAAAGTTGCCGTGGTGACCGGTGCATCCAGCGGTATTGGTCGTGCCACCGTACAGCAGCTGGTAGCAACCGGCTGGACCGTCTACGCTCTGGCGCGTCGCACCGATCGCCTGTACACCCTCTATGCGGAGACGGGCGCTCACCCGGTGACCTGTGACGTGACCGACGAGCATTCCGTGCGCTTCGTTGCCGAGCAGATTCTGGAAGAGCAGGGCACCATTGACGCCCTGGTCAATATTGCCGGCGGCGCTATTGGCGTGGATAAGGTTGCCGACGGCAAGTCTGATGATTATCTGAAGATGTACCAGATGAATGTGCTCGGCATCCTGCACATGGTGCGCGCCTTCGCGGAGGCGCTACGCCTGAACGGTCACGGCACGATTCTGAACCTGACCTCCACCGCAGCGGAACATGGCTACGAGGGCGGCGCCGGATACAACGCGGCGAAGTTTGGCGCTCGCGGTCTGACCGAGGCGCTGCGCCTGGAAGAGGCGGAGCATAATGTGCGTGTGATTGAGATTTGCCCGGGCATGGTGCACACCGAGGAGTTCTCCCTGAACCGCCTGGGTTCCAAAGAGGCTGCCGAGCGCGTCTACGCGGGCGTTGAGAAGCCTTTGACCGCCGAGGATGTGGCGCAGACCGTGACTTTTGCTCTGAACGTTCCGCACCACGTGAACCTTGACCGCATTACGATTCGCCCGGTGGCTCAGCCCAGCCAATTCAAGGTGATTCGTAAGGAGAGCTAA